The Georgenia faecalis genome includes a window with the following:
- a CDS encoding alpha/beta fold hydrolase has translation MNPTVLLVHGVRASASMWRAQLAALDRAAVPALAPDLPGHGARRGEAFTVAGALATLDEAASSAGGPVVVVGVSLGGYLALHWAASTARRPAAVLAAACSTRPRGPGLAGYRALASLIERLPDRGAGLNDALARRVLPAQALDDLAVGGMAVGVMDAVLADVGGLDPVADLRALGDVPVRLVNGRWDHFRLEERTLLAACARGRLVVVPGATHLVSLVRPVAFTRQVLELVAEVR, from the coding sequence GTGAACCCGACCGTCCTCCTCGTCCACGGGGTGCGGGCGTCCGCCTCGATGTGGCGCGCCCAGCTCGCCGCGCTGGACCGGGCCGCGGTGCCCGCACTGGCCCCCGACCTGCCGGGTCACGGCGCCCGCCGCGGGGAGGCGTTCACCGTCGCCGGTGCCCTCGCCACGCTGGACGAGGCCGCCTCGTCGGCCGGCGGACCGGTGGTCGTCGTCGGGGTGTCCCTGGGTGGCTACCTCGCCCTGCACTGGGCCGCCTCCACCGCGCGCCGGCCCGCCGCCGTCCTCGCCGCCGCCTGCTCCACCCGTCCCCGCGGGCCCGGCCTCGCGGGCTACCGCGCGCTGGCCTCCCTCATCGAACGGCTGCCGGACCGCGGCGCGGGGCTCAACGACGCGCTCGCCCGCCGGGTGCTGCCGGCGCAGGCGCTCGACGACCTCGCGGTCGGCGGGATGGCGGTGGGGGTGATGGACGCCGTGCTCGCCGACGTCGGCGGGCTCGATCCCGTCGCCGACCTCCGCGCACTGGGGGACGTGCCCGTGCGGCTCGTCAACGGGCGGTGGGACCACTTCCGGCTCGAGGAGCGGACCCTGCTGGCGGCGTGCGCCCGGGGCCGGCTCGTCGTCGTCCCGGGGGCCACCCACCTCGTCTCGCTGGTCCGGCCG